The Deinococcus sonorensis KR-87 genome includes a window with the following:
- a CDS encoding class I SAM-dependent methyltransferase — protein MNYDDFADLYDHQYDSYRDDLHLYAQLAERVGGPVLEIGAGTGRVTSHLVRRGVDVTGLEPSARMIGYAEQRAERERLTLRLVQGDVRTVQLPQRFALCIAPFNALMHLYTPNEQLEAMENIRRHLEPGGQLVFDLSVPRYGALATLRHEGETFHHEGRRTDVFLVQRQDELRQRIVTEYYADTTHEQGQLTRRHYTLTQRYYTRYEVEWLLRCAGFESPRVTGSFHGGPLDERSEVMVFQTRRREG, from the coding sequence ATGAACTACGACGACTTTGCCGACCTCTACGATCACCAGTACGACAGCTACCGCGACGACCTGCACCTGTACGCGCAGCTGGCCGAGCGGGTGGGCGGGCCGGTGCTGGAGATCGGGGCCGGGACCGGCCGGGTGACCAGCCACCTGGTGCGGCGCGGGGTGGACGTGACCGGCCTGGAACCCTCGGCCCGCATGATCGGATACGCCGAGCAGCGGGCCGAGCGCGAGCGGCTGACGCTGCGGCTGGTGCAGGGGGACGTGCGGACAGTGCAGCTGCCGCAGCGGTTCGCGCTGTGCATCGCCCCCTTCAACGCCCTGATGCACCTGTACACCCCCAACGAGCAGCTGGAGGCGATGGAGAACATCCGGCGGCACCTGGAGCCGGGCGGACAGCTGGTCTTCGACCTGTCGGTGCCGCGCTACGGGGCGCTGGCCACCCTGCGGCACGAGGGCGAGACCTTCCACCACGAGGGCCGGCGCACCGACGTGTTTCTGGTGCAGCGGCAGGATGAGCTGCGCCAGCGCATCGTCACCGAGTACTACGCCGACACCACCCACGAGCAGGGCCAGCTGACCCGGCGGCACTACACCCTGACCCAGCGCTACTACACCCGCTACGAGGTGGAGTGGCTGCTGCGCTGCGCGGGCTTCGAGTCGCCGCGCGTGACCGGCAGCTTCCACGGCGGGCCGCTGGACGAACGCAGCGAGGTGATGGTGTTCCAGACCCGGCGGCGTGAGGGCTAG
- a CDS encoding DNA internalization-related competence protein ComEC/Rec2, producing the protein MTRGQALFPAPLAITPAHWWERLPPTLPPLLGLMAGILLGFGSGWGWPAALLALALCVPGRRWPLALLAVLACGLGCVREQAWWNAPDPLAGYIGAQLTLQGDWDGQLLHLRDPASAVALSPRPTLGPGPLRVSGVLVRPPPRRIPGGFDARFWLRAQGVRAELVAARVRSHQPQRGLKGWFRRGLTAGLPAREAALMQAIELGDKAELGQQTFDDGQAVQASFARAGLSHLMALSGQNVALLIGGLTLLLTRLPGQTLGRWRYPAMLLFLLGFLWLVGPSPSITRAVLMGMASLGALWAGRGRLDLYGVLALTALVGLTWQPGWLFDLGFQLSYLAVLGLSLSGRAAALLPPRWPEPLRLALVGTVLAEVATLPLVAGSFGQLPLVGLPANLLAELIMAALVPLGFVAGLLGPWSGPLQTINHLLLDALLGVAQTFGHAPVLPWGQVSAAGVAAYAVFALAGALTLTGRLPLRSLALVTLLCVLGTALPGRLQLPREVVYLDVGQGDSTLLRLNGLEVLVDGGGTPRGDYDVGARTVVPALRALGVTRLNVVVATHADADHIEGLISVLQLMRVGELWVGQPKRSDPLMGALIATAQTRHIPVREVRRGDHLQAGDLSLTVLWPQGAPWAAADNDNSVALRLDGPQFHTALLGDLPDPAEERLGVGRLDLLKLAHHGSRFSSSAAFLAETQPRAAIISVGRNSYGHPNAAVLERLRQQGVQVWRTDELGTIRWPIP; encoded by the coding sequence ATGACCCGGGGACAGGCGCTCTTTCCTGCCCCCCTCGCCATCACTCCGGCCCACTGGTGGGAACGGCTGCCCCCGACCCTGCCGCCGCTGCTGGGGCTGATGGCGGGCATTCTGCTGGGCTTCGGGTCCGGCTGGGGCTGGCCGGCGGCCCTCCTGGCCCTGGCGCTGTGCGTCCCGGGGCGACGCTGGCCACTGGCCCTGCTGGCCGTGCTGGCTTGTGGACTGGGCTGTGTGCGGGAGCAGGCGTGGTGGAACGCTCCGGACCCGCTGGCCGGCTACATCGGCGCTCAGCTGACGCTCCAGGGCGACTGGGACGGTCAGCTGCTGCACCTCCGGGACCCGGCCTCAGCCGTGGCCCTCTCGCCCCGCCCGACGCTGGGACCGGGGCCGCTGAGGGTGTCGGGCGTGCTGGTGCGGCCTCCGCCCCGCCGTATTCCCGGCGGCTTCGACGCCCGCTTCTGGCTGCGGGCGCAGGGTGTGCGGGCAGAGCTTGTGGCCGCGCGGGTCCGGAGCCACCAGCCGCAGCGTGGCCTGAAAGGCTGGTTCCGGCGTGGCCTGACGGCCGGGCTGCCGGCCCGAGAGGCGGCGCTGATGCAGGCGATCGAGCTGGGCGATAAGGCGGAGCTGGGGCAGCAGACCTTCGATGATGGGCAGGCGGTGCAGGCCAGCTTCGCCCGTGCCGGCCTGTCGCACCTGATGGCGCTCAGCGGCCAGAACGTGGCGCTGCTGATCGGGGGGCTGACCCTGCTGCTGACGCGGCTGCCGGGCCAGACGCTGGGCCGCTGGCGCTACCCGGCGATGCTGCTGTTCCTGCTGGGCTTTCTGTGGCTGGTGGGACCGTCTCCCAGCATCACGCGGGCGGTGCTGATGGGCATGGCCAGCCTGGGCGCGCTGTGGGCCGGGCGGGGCCGGCTGGACCTGTACGGCGTGCTGGCGCTGACCGCACTGGTGGGCCTGACGTGGCAGCCCGGCTGGCTGTTCGACCTGGGTTTCCAGCTGAGCTACCTGGCGGTGCTGGGCCTGTCGCTGTCCGGGCGGGCGGCGGCGCTGCTGCCCCCGCGCTGGCCGGAACCGCTGCGGCTGGCACTGGTGGGCACCGTGCTGGCCGAAGTCGCCACCCTGCCGCTGGTGGCGGGCAGCTTCGGTCAGCTGCCCCTGGTGGGGCTGCCCGCCAACCTGCTGGCCGAGCTGATCATGGCGGCGCTGGTGCCGCTGGGCTTTGTGGCCGGGCTGCTCGGTCCCTGGAGCGGGCCGCTCCAGACGATCAATCACCTGCTGCTGGACGCCCTGCTGGGGGTGGCGCAGACATTCGGGCACGCGCCGGTGCTGCCGTGGGGACAGGTGTCGGCGGCGGGGGTGGCCGCCTACGCCGTGTTCGCGCTGGCCGGAGCGCTGACCCTGACCGGGCGGCTGCCGCTGCGCTCGCTGGCGCTGGTGACGCTGCTGTGCGTGCTGGGCACCGCGCTGCCGGGCCGGCTGCAGCTGCCCCGTGAAGTGGTGTATCTGGACGTGGGGCAGGGCGACAGCACCCTGCTGCGCCTGAATGGCCTGGAAGTGCTGGTGGATGGCGGGGGCACGCCACGCGGCGACTACGACGTGGGGGCCAGGACCGTGGTGCCGGCGCTGCGGGCGCTGGGGGTGACGCGCCTGAACGTGGTGGTGGCCACCCATGCCGACGCCGACCACATCGAGGGCCTGATCAGCGTGCTGCAGCTGATGCGGGTGGGTGAGTTGTGGGTGGGGCAGCCCAAGCGATCGGACCCGCTGATGGGCGCGCTGATCGCCACCGCCCAGACCCGGCATATTCCGGTGCGTGAGGTCAGGCGCGGCGACCACCTGCAGGCCGGTGACCTGAGCCTCACGGTGCTGTGGCCGCAGGGGGCACCCTGGGCCGCCGCCGACAATGACAACAGCGTGGCGCTCCGGCTCGACGGCCCACAGTTTCACACCGCCCTGCTGGGCGACCTGCCGGACCCGGCCGAAGAACGGCTCGGCGTGGGACGGCTGGACCTGCTGAAACTCGCCCACCACGGCAGCCGCTTCTCCAGTTCGGCGGCGTTTCTGGCCGAGACGCAGCCGCGGGCCGCCATCATCAGCGTGGGGCGCAACAGCTACGGCCACCCGAACGCGGCGGTGCTGGAGCGGCTCCGGCAGCAGGGCGTCCAGGTCTGGCGTACCGATGAACTGGGCACCATCCGCTGGCCGATTCCGTGA
- a CDS encoding LCP family protein, which translates to MPRLSAALALLLAGLTALAAPAVPALLRYGGLPHTRQQPLNLLLAGVTPRYDDTSAVWPWPAKPEAFDYITDTIVLAQVRADGTVRMLSIPRDTWMNIPKWGFGKINGANAHGGPQMLVAAVQQLTGLSVDAYTLLSLNALRDLTDAAGGVQLNVPEAMKYDDDAGHLHIDLKAGPQRLNGHQAEGFLRFRHDALGDIGRVTRQQLFLGALAARLKSPLNIWRIPAVVGALDRNTKSNLSRSEAGALLSALLHGPKVGTTTLPGNFGPGGTWTPDRAAIRTLVRRQFAGSSDPRGLDIALVNIDAPPGSAARLKAQLEADGYRSVQIVSEPRHSSAQTTVSGDTAAARALVAQLGYGAPDAAAPASDTDLTVRLGSDVPAP; encoded by the coding sequence ATGCCCCGCCTGAGCGCCGCCCTCGCCCTGCTGCTGGCCGGTCTGACCGCGCTGGCTGCTCCGGCGGTGCCGGCGCTGCTGCGCTACGGTGGTCTGCCGCACACGCGCCAGCAGCCGCTCAACCTGCTGCTGGCCGGCGTGACGCCCCGGTACGACGACACCTCGGCCGTCTGGCCTTGGCCGGCCAAGCCGGAAGCCTTCGATTACATCACCGACACCATCGTGCTGGCGCAGGTCCGGGCCGACGGCACCGTGCGGATGCTGTCCATCCCGCGCGATACCTGGATGAACATTCCGAAGTGGGGCTTTGGCAAGATCAACGGGGCCAACGCGCACGGCGGGCCGCAGATGCTGGTGGCGGCGGTGCAGCAGCTGACCGGCCTGTCGGTGGACGCCTACACCCTGCTGAGTCTCAACGCCCTGCGCGACCTGACCGACGCGGCCGGCGGCGTCCAGCTGAACGTGCCGGAGGCGATGAAGTACGACGATGACGCCGGCCACCTGCACATTGACCTGAAGGCGGGGCCGCAGCGTCTGAACGGGCATCAGGCGGAAGGGTTCCTGCGGTTTCGCCACGACGCGCTGGGCGACATCGGGCGGGTGACGCGCCAGCAGCTGTTTCTGGGGGCCCTCGCCGCCCGGCTGAAAAGTCCGCTGAACATCTGGCGGATTCCAGCGGTGGTGGGTGCCCTGGACCGCAACACCAAGAGCAACCTATCGCGCAGCGAGGCGGGGGCGTTGCTGAGCGCGCTGCTGCACGGCCCAAAGGTCGGCACCACCACGCTGCCGGGCAACTTCGGACCGGGCGGCACCTGGACCCCGGACCGCGCCGCCATCCGGACGCTGGTGCGGCGTCAGTTCGCGGGCAGCAGCGACCCTCGTGGCCTGGACATCGCCCTGGTCAACATTGACGCCCCACCGGGCAGCGCGGCCCGGCTCAAGGCGCAGCTGGAGGCCGACGGCTACCGCAGCGTCCAGATCGTGTCGGAACCGCGCCACAGCTCTGCGCAGACCACGGTGAGCGGGGACACGGCGGCGGCGCGCGCGCTGGTGGCGCAGCTGGGCTACGGTGCTCCGGACGCGGCGGCTCCGGCCTCCGACACGGACCTGACGGTACGACTGGGGTCGGACGTGCCGGCCCCCTGA
- a CDS encoding polysaccharide deacetylase family protein yields the protein MRRRVVGLGVLGAAVYVLLPYLLVQRLGLGLIREGRQRRRELALTFDDGPDPLSTPQVLDALKAAGARATFFVLLPRARAHPELLERIRQEGHQLEPHATLHRHAWLRTPWGAFLEPQRAARQLQQLTGQPPTVYRPPHGAYTLATVLGLRRARLPGAHWSVEGRDWHPASTPDGVRARLLRLIHPGAVVVLHDAGPGARVTLPMLPGLLARLTDRGYRLVPLSVLEGATPLTPAGLPRRLIRLLDRLYDRLGRVRRVADRHDTLVRAALVPFPLPDVALPDGGVLRRGDPVIEFHVNNPLMVDLGVRQTMRQAPQDLRWLAHDLLQDPEWRSARAVFCISALSPLLAQLGFATLPLPPGSERRLSRWAAVLRRAYGSPVLRTPQPRVSLLSLPAFLERYGDPPA from the coding sequence ATGCGCCGGCGGGTCGTGGGGCTGGGGGTGCTGGGCGCGGCGGTCTACGTGCTGCTGCCGTACCTGCTGGTGCAGCGCCTGGGCCTGGGCCTGATCCGCGAGGGCCGGCAGCGCCGCCGCGAGCTGGCCCTGACCTTCGATGACGGCCCGGACCCGCTCAGCACGCCGCAGGTGCTGGACGCCCTGAAGGCGGCCGGCGCGCGCGCCACCTTCTTCGTGCTGCTGCCGCGGGCCCGGGCACATCCAGAGCTGCTGGAGCGCATCCGGCAGGAGGGGCATCAGCTGGAGCCGCATGCCACCCTGCACCGTCACGCCTGGCTCCGCACCCCCTGGGGCGCCTTCTTGGAGCCACAGCGGGCGGCGCGGCAACTGCAGCAGCTGACCGGCCAGCCGCCCACCGTGTACCGGCCGCCGCACGGCGCGTACACGCTCGCCACTGTGCTGGGGCTGCGCCGGGCCCGGCTGCCCGGCGCCCACTGGAGCGTTGAGGGCCGCGACTGGCACCCCGCCAGCACTCCGGACGGGGTGCGCGCGCGGCTGCTGCGCCTGATCCATCCGGGCGCGGTGGTGGTGCTGCATGACGCCGGACCGGGGGCCCGGGTCACGCTGCCGATGCTCCCCGGGCTGCTGGCCCGGCTGACGGATCGAGGCTACCGGCTGGTGCCGCTCTCCGTGCTGGAGGGCGCCACGCCGTTGACGCCGGCGGGCCTGCCGCGCCGCCTGATCCGGCTGCTGGACCGCCTCTACGACCGGCTGGGCCGGGTGCGCCGGGTGGCGGACCGGCACGACACGCTGGTCCGCGCAGCGCTGGTGCCGTTCCCGTTGCCGGACGTGGCCCTGCCGGACGGCGGCGTGCTGCGCCGGGGCGACCCGGTGATTGAGTTCCACGTCAACAATCCGCTGATGGTGGACCTGGGGGTGCGGCAGACGATGCGTCAGGCGCCGCAGGACCTGCGGTGGCTGGCCCACGACCTGCTGCAGGACCCGGAGTGGCGTTCGGCGCGGGCGGTGTTCTGCATCAGTGCGCTGTCCCCGCTGCTGGCGCAGCTCGGCTTTGCCACGCTGCCGCTGCCGCCCGGCAGCGAGCGGCGCCTGAGCCGCTGGGCTGCGGTGCTGCGCCGCGCCTACGGCAGCCCGGTGCTCCGGACACCTCAGCCACGCGTCTCGCTGCTGAGCCTGCCCGCCTTTCTGGAGCGCTACGGCGACCCGCCGGCCTAG
- a CDS encoding metal-binding protein yields MPSGRVHNLINIAAYALLSAGALYLTHVPTFQAAPLVITPVQAASFTLAYAAGTFLLSPDLDLAEGKVDSKRHWGVLGFLWVPYGLLFSHRGFSHTWLLGPLTRLVYLALMVLLVWGLLHLLVPQLPLPWLPQPLSLKVLLPALIGYYLSQWLHLIADGVRPDHGLRRGHRKVRSGLRKFR; encoded by the coding sequence GTGCCCAGCGGACGCGTCCATAACCTGATCAACATCGCCGCCTACGCGCTGCTCTCGGCCGGCGCGCTGTACCTCACCCACGTTCCCACCTTCCAGGCGGCCCCGCTGGTGATCACGCCCGTGCAGGCGGCCAGCTTCACGCTGGCCTACGCGGCCGGCACCTTCCTGCTGTCGCCGGACCTGGACCTGGCCGAGGGGAAGGTGGACAGCAAGCGGCACTGGGGCGTGCTGGGCTTCCTGTGGGTGCCGTACGGCCTGCTGTTCAGCCACCGCGGGTTCAGCCACACCTGGCTGCTGGGTCCGCTGACCCGGCTGGTGTATCTGGCGCTGATGGTGCTGCTGGTGTGGGGTCTGCTGCATCTGCTGGTGCCGCAGCTTCCGCTGCCCTGGCTGCCTCAGCCGCTCAGCCTGAAGGTGCTGCTGCCCGCCCTGATCGGGTACTACCTCAGCCAGTGGCTGCACCTGATCGCCGACGGGGTGCGCCCGGACCACGGGCTGCGGCGCGGCCACCGCAAGGTCAGGAGCGGCCTGCGCAAGTTCCGCTAG
- a CDS encoding S8 family serine peptidase, translated as MLPLVTCGLLIACGGTGTGGVTPPPGNGGGGGVPKPQCIAPLSLQTSAQSGVQLGTLSVSGHADLADWSLPHVKGQVLLIGAPALQSLSLAGKQALAGTSREAVPGTNLQLLRTPAGQSDRAFAAQLTGAGLSVQPNYVYSALAKPNDPGYPDPSYPGVQVDGQKYDQDYLTRINAQAGWDAVQAAGCSPAGAVVAVLDTGVDRAHPDLTGRLLPGYDFCAKVDSDDNCTSEDTDPSEATGGDVGHGTSSVGLIGAATNNKLGIAGLTWGGRNVLPVKVFGDTGGATTTSLAAGIRYAVKQGAKVINMSLGFVGSSDPTIAAAIKEAVTADVVLVAAAGNTPNDGLYYPASDPNVLAVGAVGQSNDLASYSARPKSGQKPLDLVAPGGVGASSGFNILSLTTVADGSYALWAGTSEAAPQVAGAASLIRAFRPKLTQAQVRSVLTSSASSVSGGRLLNVGAAIKKAGSL; from the coding sequence GTGTTGCCACTCGTGACCTGTGGCCTGCTGATCGCCTGTGGTGGAACCGGAACCGGGGGCGTCACGCCTCCGCCCGGTAACGGTGGCGGGGGCGGCGTCCCGAAGCCGCAGTGCATCGCGCCGCTGAGCCTGCAGACATCGGCGCAGTCGGGAGTTCAGCTGGGGACCCTGAGCGTCAGCGGCCACGCCGATCTCGCCGACTGGAGCCTGCCGCACGTGAAGGGCCAGGTGCTGCTGATCGGGGCGCCCGCCCTGCAGAGCCTGTCGCTGGCCGGAAAGCAGGCGCTGGCCGGCACGAGCCGGGAGGCGGTGCCCGGCACCAACCTGCAGCTGCTCCGCACCCCGGCGGGCCAGAGTGACCGGGCCTTTGCCGCGCAGCTGACGGGGGCGGGCCTCAGCGTGCAGCCGAACTACGTGTACAGCGCGCTGGCAAAACCCAACGATCCCGGCTATCCGGACCCCAGCTATCCGGGCGTGCAGGTTGATGGCCAGAAGTACGATCAGGATTATCTGACCCGCATCAACGCCCAGGCCGGCTGGGACGCGGTGCAGGCCGCCGGCTGCAGCCCGGCCGGTGCGGTGGTGGCGGTGCTGGACACCGGCGTGGACCGGGCGCATCCGGACCTGACCGGTCGCCTGCTGCCCGGCTACGACTTCTGCGCCAAGGTGGACAGCGACGACAACTGCACCAGCGAGGACACCGATCCCTCCGAGGCGACCGGGGGCGACGTGGGCCACGGCACCAGCTCAGTCGGCCTGATCGGGGCCGCCACCAACAACAAGCTGGGCATCGCGGGCCTGACCTGGGGTGGCCGGAACGTCCTGCCGGTCAAGGTGTTCGGGGATACCGGCGGCGCCACCACCACCAGCCTCGCGGCGGGCATCCGGTACGCGGTCAAGCAGGGCGCCAAGGTCATCAACATGAGCCTGGGCTTTGTCGGCAGCAGCGACCCCACCATCGCGGCGGCCATCAAGGAGGCGGTCACGGCGGATGTGGTGCTGGTGGCGGCTGCCGGCAACACCCCGAATGACGGCCTGTACTACCCGGCCAGCGACCCCAACGTGCTGGCGGTGGGCGCGGTGGGGCAGTCCAACGACCTGGCTAGCTACAGCGCCCGGCCCAAGAGCGGGCAGAAGCCGCTGGATCTGGTGGCTCCGGGCGGCGTGGGCGCGTCCAGCGGCTTCAATATCCTGAGCCTGACCACCGTCGCCGACGGCAGCTACGCGCTGTGGGCCGGCACCAGCGAGGCGGCCCCTCAGGTGGCCGGCGCGGCATCCCTGATCCGGGCCTTCCGGCCCAAGCTGACCCAGGCGCAGGTCCGCAGCGTGCTGACCAGCAGCGCCAGCAGCGTCTCAGGTGGCAGGCTGCTGAATGTGGGCGCGGCGATCAAGAAGGCCGGCAGCCTGTAG
- a CDS encoding alpha-amylase family glycosyl hydrolase: MTSSAASLKWWQHGIIYQIYPRSFQDSSGDGVGDLRGVTQRLDYLASLGIEAIWFSPIFRSPMKDFGYDVADYKDIDPLFGDLQDFDDLVQAAHQRGLKVMLDFVPNHSSDEHPWFVEARSSRDNPKRDWYMWRDPAPDGGVPNNWKSFFGGDAWTLDQQTGQYYLHQFVSGQPELNWANPEVRQEMADTLRFWMRRGVDGFRVDVIWLLAKDPEYRDEPRNPDWRPGQPEHNSLQHIYTQDLPLTHQYIRELRAALDEFPDRMMVGEIYLPVEQLMPYYGSSDGLECHLPFNFHLILTPWRAHDIRALVDDYDAAVTRAGGWPNWVLGNHDQHRFRSRVGDAQYRVAQTLLLTLRGTPTVYYGDEIGMQNVEIPADRVQDPAALQQPDVPAAGRDPERTPMQWDDTPGAGFSDAEPWLPLAPDYQQVNVARQDSDPRSDLNYFRALTRLRRESAALTAGTYRSLDTGHADVFAFVREAEGERMLVLLNFGAQAVPLDLPELQGALLRLSSLGGAGEANSLSANEAQVWTLA; the protein is encoded by the coding sequence ATGACATCCAGCGCAGCGTCTCTGAAGTGGTGGCAGCACGGCATCATCTACCAGATCTACCCGCGCTCGTTTCAGGACAGCAGCGGCGACGGTGTGGGCGACCTCCGCGGCGTGACGCAGCGGCTGGATTATCTGGCCTCGCTGGGCATCGAGGCGATCTGGTTCAGCCCGATCTTCCGCAGCCCGATGAAAGATTTCGGCTACGACGTGGCCGACTACAAGGACATTGATCCGCTGTTCGGCGACCTGCAGGACTTCGACGACCTGGTGCAGGCGGCCCACCAGAGGGGCCTGAAGGTGATGCTGGACTTCGTGCCGAACCACTCCAGCGACGAGCATCCCTGGTTTGTGGAGGCCCGCAGCAGCCGTGACAACCCGAAGCGCGACTGGTACATGTGGCGCGACCCGGCCCCGGACGGCGGGGTGCCGAACAACTGGAAGAGCTTCTTCGGAGGCGACGCCTGGACCCTGGACCAGCAGACCGGGCAGTACTACCTGCATCAGTTCGTGAGCGGCCAGCCGGAGCTGAACTGGGCCAACCCGGAGGTGCGGCAGGAGATGGCCGACACCCTGCGCTTCTGGATGCGGCGAGGGGTGGACGGCTTCCGGGTGGACGTGATCTGGCTGCTGGCCAAGGACCCCGAGTACCGCGACGAGCCGCGCAACCCGGACTGGCGCCCCGGTCAGCCGGAGCACAACAGCCTGCAGCACATCTACACCCAGGACCTGCCGCTCACCCACCAGTACATCCGCGAGCTGAGGGCCGCGCTGGACGAGTTCCCGGACCGCATGATGGTGGGCGAGATCTACCTGCCGGTCGAGCAGCTGATGCCGTACTACGGCTCTTCAGACGGGCTGGAGTGCCATCTGCCGTTCAACTTCCACCTGATCCTGACTCCCTGGCGGGCGCACGACATCCGCGCCCTGGTGGACGACTACGACGCCGCCGTGACCCGGGCCGGCGGCTGGCCCAACTGGGTGCTGGGCAACCATGACCAGCACCGCTTCCGCAGCCGGGTGGGCGACGCGCAGTACCGGGTGGCCCAGACGCTGCTGCTGACCCTGCGCGGCACGCCCACCGTGTACTACGGCGACGAGATCGGCATGCAGAACGTGGAGATTCCGGCCGACCGGGTGCAGGACCCGGCCGCGCTGCAGCAGCCGGACGTGCCGGCGGCGGGCCGTGACCCGGAGCGCACCCCGATGCAGTGGGACGACACGCCGGGCGCGGGCTTCTCGGACGCCGAGCCGTGGCTGCCACTGGCCCCCGATTACCAGCAGGTCAACGTGGCCCGCCAGGACAGCGATCCGCGCAGCGACCTGAATTACTTCCGTGCCCTGACGCGGCTGCGCCGCGAGTCGGCCGCGCTGACTGCCGGTACCTACCGCAGCCTGGACACCGGACATGCAGACGTGTTCGCCTTTGTGCGCGAGGCGGAGGGGGAGCGGATGCTGGTGCTGCTCAACTTTGGTGCGCAGGCCGTGCCGCTGGACCTGCCGGAGTTGCAGGGGGCCCTGCTGCGGCTGAGCAGCCTGGGCGGAGCGGGCGAGGCGAACAGCCTCAGCGCCAACGAGGCGCAGGTGTGGACGCTGGCTTGA
- the rpsL gene encoding 30S ribosomal protein S12, producing MPTVQQLLRKGRTTLRKKSKVPALKGSPFRRGVCTVVKTTTPKKPNSALRKIARVRLTSGFEVTAYIPGEGHNLQEHSVVLIRGGRVKDLPGVRYHIVRGSLDTQGVKNRNKSRSKYGTKKPKAGAAAAAAGKKK from the coding sequence CTGCCAACCGTACAGCAACTTCTCCGTAAGGGGCGCACCACGCTCCGCAAGAAGTCCAAGGTTCCCGCCCTCAAGGGGAGCCCCTTCCGCCGTGGCGTCTGCACGGTCGTGAAGACCACCACCCCCAAGAAGCCCAACTCGGCGCTGCGCAAGATTGCCCGCGTGCGGCTGACCAGCGGCTTCGAAGTCACGGCGTACATCCCCGGTGAAGGCCACAACCTCCAGGAGCACAGCGTCGTGCTGATCCGCGGCGGCCGTGTGAAGGACCTTCCCGGCGTGCGCTACCACATCGTGCGCGGCAGCCTCGACACCCAGGGCGTCAAGAACCGCAACAAGAGCCGCAGCAAGTACGGCACCAAGAAGCCGAAGGCCGGGGCAGCTGCCGCGGCGGCCGGCAAGAAGAAGTAA
- a CDS encoding ComEA family DNA-binding protein, which produces MLQSTDARWTTALIVAALLCGGWALWPVVAPASAPQVSHQPLPLPPAEAAPEYRTTGSITPLISGRLDLNTATEEQLEALPKIGPALAQRLRAGRPYHSLADLDRVKGVGPALLQTLEPLVRF; this is translated from the coding sequence ATGCTGCAGAGCACCGACGCCCGCTGGACCACTGCCCTGATCGTGGCTGCGCTGCTGTGCGGCGGCTGGGCGCTGTGGCCGGTGGTGGCCCCGGCCAGCGCGCCACAGGTGAGCCATCAGCCGTTGCCGCTGCCGCCAGCCGAGGCCGCTCCCGAGTACCGCACCACCGGCAGCATCACGCCGCTGATCTCAGGACGCCTCGACTTGAACACCGCCACCGAGGAACAGTTGGAGGCGTTGCCAAAAATCGGTCCAGCCTTGGCGCAGCGGTTGCGGGCAGGCCGGCCGTATCACTCGCTGGCCGATCTGGACCGGGTGAAAGGGGTGGGACCGGCCCTGCTACAGACCCTGGAGCCGCTGGTGCGCTTCTGA
- the rpsG gene encoding 30S ribosomal protein S7 — protein MARRRRAEVRPLTPDLVYQDVLVSALINRIMQDGKKNLASRILYGAFRLVQERTGQNPQLIFKQAYDNIKPRVEVRSRRVGGSTYQVPVEVGPRRVQSLTLRWLTAAADSRPERTAIERIAGELMDAAQGRGGAIKKKDDVERMAEANRAYAHYRW, from the coding sequence ATGGCAAGACGCCGCAGAGCAGAAGTTCGCCCGCTGACCCCCGACCTGGTGTACCAGGACGTGCTGGTCAGTGCCCTGATCAACCGCATCATGCAGGACGGCAAGAAGAACCTGGCCAGCCGCATCCTGTACGGCGCCTTCCGGCTGGTGCAGGAGCGCACCGGTCAGAACCCGCAGCTGATCTTCAAGCAGGCCTACGACAACATCAAGCCGCGCGTGGAAGTGCGCAGCCGCCGCGTGGGTGGCAGCACCTACCAGGTGCCGGTCGAGGTGGGTCCCCGCCGCGTGCAGAGCCTGACGCTGCGCTGGTTGACCGCCGCCGCCGACAGCCGCCCCGAGCGCACCGCCATCGAGCGCATCGCCGGTGAGCTGATGGACGCCGCGCAGGGCCGTGGCGGCGCCATCAAGAAAAAAGACGACGTGGAGCGCATGGCGGAAGCCAACCGCGCCTACGCGCACTACCGCTGGTAA